CACATTGTTCGCGGAACCTTCAAAAATGTGCAATTTGTGGGGATATGATTCCCAAAAAACATGCTGATGAACATTACAATGAAATCCATGCTCCGGTATGTGTTAACCTTAAACACCTTATTTTCTATATTTCCTATCACATGTTGTGTTGTAAGCAATTTTTAGTCATTATGTAGTACATTTGGTTACAGTTTTTGGTTTTTATGATGATTCTATCTATGCATGAAGAAGAAAGACATAAAGTTGGTTTTTCAAAGAATGGTTATTgtgcataaaataaaattaagttgaaGTACTTCAGCAGAAAAGATGTTATGTATCGATGGCAAATTTCTTTGTAGTAAAGCATCAGAAAACTTGTGCTCATGATCACTTCTTGTCATtatattaatgatgaaatttaCTTTTCTGTCAATAGAGAAACATTGCCATTATGGGATTAGTTCCACATAAGATATTTAGTATTTATGTGTATAGAATGTAATGTTTCTTCTTTATTCAGTATGATGAAATAATATTCTTTTTAACTTGGTAGCGTAGCAAGTCCAGTTTATAAAATGATGTGAGCCTCGTGTCACTCCCCTACTGGAAACTGTAATTGCCTTTCTAGGTGAAACAATTTAACTAACAAAGTTGAAAAAAAGATGGTGATACTAGTTGATACGgacaaaatgaaaaataaaaaaataaaaaattagaaccaTTTATCATTCTCGAGCTTCATCTTGAGCCATCTCTCCCTTTTGTCTCAAGTTGATGTACTGCTAGATTCTTTATTTTATCATCTTTCTCTTATCTTTCATATTAGGCGTATGATCCAAGATGCCATATGTACTATATGTCTTTTCCATTATCTCTTTTCTCTCAGAATTGGTGTCTCCCTTGACATATGTTCCTCTTTCACAAAGTAGAATGACTGGAAGGTCAATCTCCTAACAGTTTTTCTTCTCAAAGAAGATCTGTAACTCTAATTTCACTTATATTTTGTTAACATTTATGTTACTCTCCTTTGACTATAATTCTGAAAAGATAGATTAGTTTTTTCTTTTATCTAATGTGTCTTATTTCTCTCAAATAGATGTCAAAGCTTTACTCAGTCTTGCAGACATTTTCTCCTCCTCCCTTGAGTAACTTCTAACTTAAAATCTCTCACAATATTAATTGCTCCTTTCAAGagtaaactttaatttttctctTTCTCCCTGCAACTTCTCACATAATGTCACTTCATCTtcataaatttcaaaatcttgTATTAGGAAGTGGATTATATCAATATATTAAGATTCTCACTAATTTATCCTTCTGAAGATGGTCTTTTTTAAGATCGTGACTGTCTTTTAATGTCTCTCTTGAAGATCATCATTGACTTCAATTGAGTTATCAACTCTTTTAAAGGTCAGTCCAGAACATAACATCATATTTTCTAATATTacatatttgtcattttttcTAGTGTCTTCttatctttatttctttttaaggggactttggattttttttccttAGATAATTATCTATGCTCCAGTGTCAAATGCTTTGGGTTTAATCCCACACGAGCTTAGTATTGGCTATTGTGTCAGACAGAGGCCTGTATATATGTGGTGTAATAGTTTGCATTAAATGCAATATTTCCCCACTCAACTATGCAATACAAGATTGCTAATCTTCAAGGTTATGTCATTCATACGAGCAGTAAATATAGGAGAAGTTGTGAGTTTTCTGCAAACTACTATCATCTATTGTAAGGATGAAAATAAGCTAATATTGGATGTTTTCCTCATTGAACTGCAGTGTGAGGCAATATCTAATTAAACAATGCATTTGACTTGCTTCGTCTAACAATTTGGTTTTGATAAACTGATGTGAACAGGTGGATTGTTCATTATGCAGTGAGAGAATTGAAAGGGAATTATGGTCTCTTCACAAAGGTGAAAGATGCCCACAGAGAATTATTACTTGTGAATATTGTGAATTCCCACTTCCTGCAGTTGATCTCATTAAACATCAGGTATTATGATGCATTCCTCCTTTATGTGATGAATACTAGAATCTCTTGAAACCATGAAATTACTAATGTTTGCTTTGAAAATTCAGGAAGTATGTGGTAATCGCACCGAGTATTGTGACTTATGTCAGAAATATGTTCGATTACGTGAAAGGATTAACCATGATATCCAGTTTCACAGCAGTCCAGGTGATACTGCAGAACCTCCCAGGTAAACTTTCTagaatctaaaatttttaaatcacatACTTTCTGATTGTATTGAGATTGTTTTTTCCTTGTGTGATGCccattttgtttttaatttttctgGATGTTTATGTTGAGATTCTGTTTTTGTTTGCTGTTCATTCATCTAGATGTTCCATATCTAACCgtattattttcatttttgttgttgTGCATCAATGTCTGCTTAAGTTACTATCATATGCTTCATTAGGCTGTTAGTATTTGCTAGAATTTTCATATTCTTTAGAGAATCTTTACAGGCTACACATTTGTACTTGCTTAACTGAGTAAATGGGAAGTTCTTATGATGAATCTGCTCTATGGCCGAGTTTTACTCCAAGTACCCTTAAGGATGTTAATTATTTTCATCTTGGTTTCCGAGTTGTTTTTTTAAGGATAGGAAGTGGTTAGCTTTTTTAGTTGAAGTTTAATATTACTTGGTTGACGATAATATTGCAATCAGAGGCGTCCATAAGTGGCTTGGGATACAATTAATATGATATGCTGCATCAAGCACTAATGGATGCTGCCCAGATATTGATTCATGAGTTAGCACTGATGTGATGTAAGCCTGATTGTTGTTGATTTCCTCAGAATCACAATTCAATTTTACGGTCTAGATTGTCACTAGGTCCTTTAGATCATGGCAAATTATCAAGTTACACTGCTCTACTGTACAGATATGTCTTTATAATATAATCATTAGTTTGAATCTCACACGGGAGTTGaattttataatctgatcacAAAAGCATCCTGTAAATTTCCAAAAACAATCGATCGTCCTTGGGAACTAGTAGTGGTTGGTACTTTGTATTTGTCTCTCCTGAACATATATCTGTCTGTCTTGCAAAACTTGCAGGGATATTGCACCACCTGTGAGAGAGCGTGCTAACAGAAGGCGGGCACGAGCTACATCTCGTAGTCGGGTGTTGTTGACGATTGCGATAACAGGCGCAGCAGTTGTCATTGGGTCGTTTTTCTTACAAAGAGTGGAAGATAAGCAATAACATGTCTGAGTTCTCTTCATTGTATGACTGCATTCACAATATGGAGTTCATGTGTATTTGATAGTTAAACATGTATTTATTTACACGTATCGCACTCGAAACAAAATCCAATGCCTCATGTGCAATAAATTGATGGGCGATCATAATCTTTCTGTCCCATGTAAGGTCATTCATACTGTTGAATTAGGATGTGACTTTCTTTCCGACTGTTATAGGAAAATGGCTATGACATTGACGTGACAGGATGGGGCTTTCTTTGTTTAGGATTGAAAGTTTATCATATAATTATTTCATTTAGTCACTGATGTCAGTAGAAAGCAGATATCTGGTTTATCTTGATTctattagaaaaatattaaattaggcaACACCGAATATTTGGGACAACTGgtttaattttatgaaaatttttcatcgactAATAGGGTAAATCATGAAGGGCTCATAATGGATGGTCCAGTTTAGTATCTTGTGATTGTATGTTTTATTtagaagaaaaattttataagtttaGTATCTTGTGATTGTATGTTTTATTTagaagaaaattttttataaagatGTCATAGTTTAGGATCCAACAGTGGTGTCTGGAATATTCTATTGGAATTTCAACTTCATCTTGGTTGCTCTAATTTTTTATTAGGATTGTCTTGTACACTGTCCAAGATGTGCCAATTGGTCAAAGCCTCACCTTTACGATATCAATTCTTGTTCATCCATTTGACAGTCTAGTCTCTGCTTCACATAGTATCTTGATCATATTAGACACTGTTGATATCCTCTGGTTCTTTTGTTCAGTGTTAATTACTTGCTCTTCTCTTGATAAAATTGTCTAGAGCGGAGAAGAGCAAGAGTAACCAATACTGGGAAATGATAGGTGCATTGGCTGAAGCGGAGAAAGCAATCTTCCGGAGCTTTTTGAAGTGTAGAATGTCTATACAAAAGGACAATTTGGTAATTTAGCTAATTACGAGATTTCCATCATTCCatttccacccacttggaaaagaaAAAACTGACAAAATAGATGCCACGACTATATAACAgctaaaatataatattaatgcATAAATTATAACTATGACAACATAATATTATCAAAATTGAGGTATAGCGAACATGAATCATAACTCTCCTATAACAATGTGGAACGAGAGTATTTTCAAAAACAACAACGGGCtaagataaaataaaatgttattttaatAACAAATAAAAAAGAAACATCTTTTAAATATTCCAATAAAAAAGAACACTCTTAGTCAAGTTTTGCCACTCTCGAAAGTTTGTGCCTGCAATGGTGAAAGTATCAACATCTCCATTACAATTCCACTATCGGACCCAATATTGATTTTTCTTGTAATTGTTACTGTCATAATTGTTCTTATTTCATCCATGATTCTTCTCCAGAAAAGCGGACAAGAATATAGTCAACCATTCAATTAAGTGAGGGTACATGGCAAACAAGTCAAAAGAACTGACTAAGAGAATTGAGTAGACATAGTAAAACAAATTGGATGAGATGACCTTGCTATACAGACTgagcagcaaaaaaaaaaaaaaagaattggttgaaaattttatccTAGAAGGAAACTTTATCCCCCAAAAAAGCATGAAATAGAGTTTCACTGGCAAAATGAGCAAAGATCATGTCAATctactaaaataaataaataaaacctcACTAATATAAACCATCAAATAAAGTCTGTGaaagaaatttaaatttgactgaATAAATGCAAATGGCGCAGCAAAATCACCAAACATACAAGAGGAAGCTAGTAGCTCAAGTGATAGTCACAACAGCAAAAAATAAGCTATCCTTCACATCAGAACTCACACGACCAAGTCAATTCATGCAAAATTTTGAATGTCAATAGTGGAAAGAAAGAAACGAGGAGATGAAACAAGCCAATAATTTTCTTGCATCCGCCAGAGAAAAACTTGATCTATTGTACAATACCTATAAAATCAACTAAAAGCCGGAAACAGGAGCAGGGACAGCACATAACACCATGCAACTGCAGCTACAAGAACAATGATACACACAATTGGACGAGGTGATTGGATTACATGTTTAACCTGAAACCAATTTCACCAGGATGATGAGAACATTGAGCATTGAGAGTGGAAGCCTTAGGTATTGGGTCGCATAGATTAACCCTATTAGCTGCCCTTTCAATGACTTGACCCTGGCATCTCCTGAAACATCATTCAAACTCCATCCTCTAGGTGCAAGGAACCTCTCCTCGTTCAGAATGGCCAATGAATTCGCAAGGAGCAAAAAGCCTTCAAACAATGTCCGGATAACCATGATCCTTCAAGGAAATTTGCCTTAAAATTAGACATAACTAGGTTATACATTAAGTTCAATAGTTGGCTGATTAGGTTCATCTTATCATTTGAAATTCAGTTTCCTAAAAAGATCAAGCAGAAAAAAAACATATTTATCCTGCTAGCTTCCTGGAAATGTTAATTTACAACGAGCAGAGAATTGAGGAGGGCACTCTAAACCAAGGATTGAACGTTGCTTCTTGGAAAAAATAAAATGCTAGACTAACATAGGCTTCTGCATTATAAGATATTTACCAGATTCTAAAGATATCAGAGGATAGACATGGCAGTCATAAGATAATGATCTAGGTTGACATAGGAGCAATTATGACCACtgaggaaattttttaaaaaaatcagtaCTCGAAAACAAATgttttttgaagaaaaaaatgtAAGAAATCAGGCCTCGTGTTCACTTATCACTACAGCCAGTGCCGATGGAATTTTCACAAGAGAAACGGATCTTCTCACTATTTGTTGCTACTCAAGCATAATAGTACCTACATAGCTTAGAGGAC
This window of the Zingiber officinale cultivar Zhangliang chromosome 3B, Zo_v1.1, whole genome shotgun sequence genome carries:
- the LOC122055983 gene encoding TRAF-type zinc finger domain-containing protein 1-like; translation: MAISSELITATCSHCERDIPTSNIDLHYAHCSRNLQKCAICGDMIPKKHADEHYNEIHAPVDCSLCSERIERELWSLHKGERCPQRIITCEYCEFPLPAVDLIKHQEVCGNRTEYCDLCQKYVRLRERINHDIQFHSSPGDTAEPPRDIAPPVRERANRRRARATSRSRVLLTIAITGAAVVIGSFFLQRVEDKQ